A region of Mycoplasmopsis bovirhinis DNA encodes the following proteins:
- the atpG gene encoding ATP synthase F1 subunit gamma, translating into MPNLNGLKSRINVIKNTEKITNAMELVSTSKLRRLRNEFLSISSYQATLQNILNDLINNIEPRKLYSIFPKNTTKGKLYIVLTSDLGLCGSYNYNIFNLLKEKIQPHDQIIIIGNKGISLFKNSKLKDQVIKTIANVGDSLSYEFSSSIIKIALDLYSENKICAINLLYTEFINNLTQEAKLFQLFPFVLDKEKVGTKISQLIEFEPNAETVLVKSVPLFLTSALYKHAFSSKISEIASRRNAMENATNNAGDLIQNLQLEYNRQRQSLITQEITEIVSGADAT; encoded by the coding sequence ATGCCTAATTTAAATGGTTTAAAAAGCCGTATTAACGTAATTAAAAATACCGAAAAAATTACTAATGCTATGGAACTAGTCTCTACTTCCAAATTAAGAAGACTTAGAAATGAATTTTTAAGTATTAGTTCTTACCAAGCAACATTGCAAAATATTTTAAATGATTTAATTAACAATATTGAACCTCGTAAACTATATTCAATTTTTCCTAAAAATACTACTAAAGGAAAATTGTATATAGTTTTAACAAGTGATTTAGGGCTTTGTGGTTCATATAACTATAATATTTTTAATTTACTTAAAGAAAAAATTCAGCCCCATGATCAAATTATTATTATAGGTAATAAAGGAATTTCTTTATTTAAAAATTCAAAACTAAAAGATCAAGTAATTAAAACAATTGCAAATGTTGGAGATTCACTGAGTTATGAATTTAGTTCGTCAATTATTAAAATCGCCCTAGATTTATATTCAGAAAATAAGATTTGTGCAATAAATCTTTTATATACTGAGTTTATTAATAATTTGACTCAAGAAGCAAAACTTTTCCAACTTTTTCCATTTGTTCTTGATAAAGAAAAAGTTGGCACTAAAATCTCACAATTAATTGAATTTGAACCAAATGCTGAAACAGTTTTAGTTAAATCAGTGCCCTTATTTTTAACTAGTGCATTATATAAACACGCATTTAGTTCAAAGATTTCAGAAATTGCTTCAAGGCGTAATGCCATGGAAAATGCCACAAATAATGCTGGAGATCTAATCCAAAACTTACAATTAGAATACAATAGACAACGTCAAAGTCTAATTACCCAAGAAATAACTGAAATTGTTTCTGGAGCTGACGCAACATAG
- the atpD gene encoding F0F1 ATP synthase subunit beta has translation MIKNEGTIVQILGPVVDVRFQEGKLPKLLNALIVDFEGKRYTFEVAQHIGDETARTIAMCDVNGLQRGLSVLDTGAPIQVPVGEKVLGRMFDVLGNPIDELPLDSDVPKASIHALPPSYEEQKTSSEILETGIKVIDLLIPYVKGGKIGLFGGAGVGKTVLVQELINNISTQHNGLSVFAGVGERTREGNDLYHEMKHAEVLDKTALVFGQMNESPGARMRVALSGLTMAEYFRDKRNQDVLLFIDNIFRFTQAGSEVSALLGRMPSAVGYQPTLATEMGALQERITSTHRGSITSVQAVYVPADDLTDPAPATTFTHLDAKTVLDRTIASLGIYPAIDPLNSSSRLLDPLIVGLEHYEVSQGVVSILQRFKELQDIIAILGMGELSEEDKAIVARARRIRNFLSQPFTVAEKFSGIKGTYVPLSETIRSFKMILSGELDEYPEDLFRYAGSIDDVISRYQKLQEGN, from the coding sequence ATGATTAAAAATGAAGGTACAATTGTCCAAATTTTAGGACCAGTTGTTGATGTAAGATTTCAAGAAGGAAAATTACCGAAATTATTAAATGCTCTTATTGTTGATTTTGAGGGCAAAAGATATACTTTTGAAGTGGCTCAGCATATTGGTGATGAAACTGCAAGAACCATTGCAATGTGCGATGTTAATGGTCTGCAAAGAGGTTTAAGTGTCTTAGACACTGGTGCTCCAATCCAAGTTCCTGTTGGTGAAAAAGTGCTTGGTCGTATGTTTGATGTTTTAGGTAATCCAATTGATGAATTACCACTTGATTCAGATGTTCCTAAAGCTTCAATTCATGCTTTACCACCAAGTTATGAAGAACAAAAAACTTCTTCCGAAATTTTAGAAACCGGAATTAAAGTCATAGACTTATTAATTCCCTACGTAAAGGGTGGAAAAATTGGTCTATTTGGAGGTGCGGGAGTTGGTAAAACTGTTTTAGTACAAGAATTAATTAATAATATTTCTACTCAACATAATGGACTGTCAGTTTTTGCTGGAGTAGGTGAGAGAACCCGCGAAGGAAATGATTTATATCATGAAATGAAACATGCTGAAGTTTTAGATAAAACAGCTTTAGTTTTTGGTCAAATGAATGAATCACCTGGAGCAAGAATGCGGGTAGCTCTTAGTGGTTTAACTATGGCTGAATATTTTAGAGATAAACGTAACCAAGATGTTTTATTATTTATTGATAATATTTTTCGTTTTACCCAAGCAGGTTCAGAAGTATCAGCTTTACTAGGTAGAATGCCTTCAGCAGTTGGATACCAACCAACTTTAGCAACCGAAATGGGTGCATTGCAAGAAAGAATTACTTCAACACACCGTGGATCAATTACCTCTGTTCAAGCTGTTTATGTACCAGCAGATGATTTGACAGATCCAGCACCTGCAACTACTTTCACACACTTAGATGCCAAGACTGTTTTAGATCGTACCATTGCTTCACTTGGAATTTACCCTGCAATTGATCCATTGAATTCATCTTCAAGGTTATTAGATCCTTTAATTGTTGGTTTAGAACATTATGAAGTTTCCCAAGGTGTTGTGTCAATTTTGCAAAGATTTAAAGAATTACAAGATATTATTGCAATTTTAGGAATGGGTGAATTAAGTGAAGAAGACAAAGCAATTGTGGCAAGAGCAAGAAGAATAAGAAACTTCCTTTCTCAACCTTTTACAGTTGCTGAAAAGTTCTCTGGAATCAAAGGAACATATGTTCCTTTATCTGAAACAATTCGTAGCTTTAAAATGATTTTATCTGGTGAGTTAGATGAATATCCAGAAGATTTATTTAGATATGCCGGAAGTATTGATGATGTTATTTCAAGATATCAAAAACTTCAAGAAGGAAATTAG